The following nucleotide sequence is from Mucilaginibacter sp. cycad4.
GAAGACCGGCTCAGAAGCGAAAATCTGATTCCCAATACAATTGGCAGGAATACATTCAGTTCTGATTCGCCTTTAAAATCAATAAAAGGTTTGATGGATGAATGCTCAGGCATTTTGGTTATTGCCCTTGAACGAACCTATTTTGAAAGCGGCATTGAAAAGCGTGGCAGTGCTAATGAAATAACGCTCCAGGTAACCAAATTTGCCACTCCCTGGAATCAGATTGAATCGGCGATTGCGTACGCTAAAAATCTCCCGATTTTAATCATAGTAGAAGAAGGAGTACGCGCCGAAGGGTTATTAGAAAAAGGCAATGATTGGTATGTGATGACGGTAAAGCCCAGCCAAAGTTCATTATCCACGGTAGAGTTTAATGGAGTTTTGGCGAGTTGGAAGAGCAAAGTGGAAAAGCTTAGTGCCGGTAAAAATGATACTGCTGCCGAAAAAAAGAAAGTTGTTCCTGATGAATTAACTATTGGAGATTTAGTATCAAATATGAAACCCGCTCAGTTATGGGGAGTACTGGGTGCCATTATTGCATTAATGGCTGCGATTTTTGTGATTGGTCAACATTTTTCAGCTAAGTAAGGCTTTCGCTCCGCGGATATCTCATGCTATAACATAATCACAGTCAAAACCTCGATCAAGTTTAACAATATTAATTATTTTACTTAATTTAATCCGGTAAAACCAAACCAGTTATGGCAATTAATACCCCTGTCGAAATCCCACTTAGTAAAACTAAATTAACAAAAGGCCTTTTAGGATCGGTGGCTTTCGTAGCAATAGGGCTTTGGATTTTAATTTATCAGCCCTATATTGGTAACCCGGTGTTTGATAATGTGGTAATAAAATATGGTGCATCTACAGCCTGCATTATTTTTTTTGCCTTCCTGGCATTTTTTTTCCTGAAAAAGCTGAGTGATAAAAAACCCGGCCTGACTATCAACAATGAAGGTGTTTATGATAATTCAAGCGCTACGGCAATTGGATTGATCCCCTGGTATGACATTACGCACTTTAGCATTTCAAGCGTAATGAGCCAGCAGTTCCTGGTTATTGGCCTTAAAGATCCGGAACAGTACATAGCAGCACAAACAAATCTGCTTAAGAAAAAGAGTTTTGGTCTTAACTATAAAAATTACGGTTCACCTATTGTTGTTTCGGCCAATACCCTCAAACACAATCTGTATGAATTAAAAGCAGCGCTCGAAAATAAGCTAACCGAACAACGGGCCGCAAACCCTGAAGTTATTTCATAACAAATCACATCAACTCATTATCCTTTTTAACATGATAAGCCTTGTACGACAGGTAAAACAAGGCCAGAGCAGGCAGCGCGCCAAGAATCGCCCCAACGGTATTAGGTTTTGGATAGGTAGCCACAATTTGCACAATAAACAGTATGGTTGCTACTATGCCACCTATAAGATAAAGATATTTGAATTTAGGGTTCATTGGCTATTTACACATTTAACAATATCATCATGAACTTGTTTACCTGAAACAAATTCATGATGACTGCCTGGTTTATATCAAACTTCCGAAGTTTAAAAACTTTGTAAGTCTTGCTGATGGATTTATCTTTTCAATTCATATTTAGCAGGCACATCAGGCGCCAGTTTAAATACAGCAGCGGCAAGCGGTGGTATGGTAATTTTGATAGACTGGCTTTTGCCATGCCAGCTTACCTGGTCGCTGTTTACTGGCTCATAATTAATAATGCCGCTTCCCCAGTATTTTTCATTATCCGAATTAAAGATCTCCTTCCACTTACCGGCAGCAGGTACGCCTATGCGGTAATCGCGACGCACAACCGGGGTCATGTTAAGGATGATCATCAGGTCGTTTTTGCTATCATGCCCCATACGGCGGTAAACCAGTATCGAATCATTGGCATTGCCGCCGTCAACCCATTCAAAGCCCTGATGCGAAAACGCTTTTTCATACAAAGCAGGCTCGGTACGGTATAAATGGTTCAACGCCTTAACCGTTTCGCTAATGCCCCGGTGATTTGGATACTGCAGCACATGCCACTGTAACGATTTGCCGAAATCCCATTCATCGCCCTGCCCAAACTCGCCGCCCATAAACAGCAGTTTCGAGCCCGGATGTGTGAACATATAGCCGTACATCAACCGCAGGTTGGCAAACTGTCTCCATTCATCGCCGGGCATCTTGCGCAACATGCTGCCTTTGCCGTAAACTACCTCAT
It contains:
- a CDS encoding STM3941 family protein; translated protein: MAINTPVEIPLSKTKLTKGLLGSVAFVAIGLWILIYQPYIGNPVFDNVVIKYGASTACIIFFAFLAFFFLKKLSDKKPGLTINNEGVYDNSSATAIGLIPWYDITHFSISSVMSQQFLVIGLKDPEQYIAAQTNLLKKKSFGLNYKNYGSPIVVSANTLKHNLYELKAALENKLTEQRAANPEVIS